Proteins found in one Plasmodium malariae genome assembly, chromosome: 13 genomic segment:
- the PANK gene encoding pantothenate kinase, putative — protein sequence MSAHIRNSVLGNSNAELVKKRNAYMNNAHEYVENFGRRRYMYKLVNRSKGSVSESDITANSINGGSYSANNINGGSYNANNINGGSYNANNINGGSYNTNNINGGSYNTSALDIGGTLIKVVYLNDEYVRAKSEEVSNEPLAIEIEENKYLYVNFFNIHDLEGTLDFLIKNDLIKKKIMLTGGGSHKYYYSIIDKIVKEEIRKRVKIANENYLLYVWNYSYDEEAFVLYVELCIEREENNENKIIFNKEFLSKFKNYETIRVYLLKCITCNDKMDVSLEYNPNEVGCHSLYTNDDQREQIEACHYSRNVTNANNDNVFVRNINCVNCLSFKRDLIVECFRKDEMSCVMKGIYTLFNVKKSIVTYNSLLRTELPVQIKHPYSPFIIANIGSGISILKSNGHGCYKRISGTAIGGGTLMGIAQTILEKISFEQLIKLASKGTTNLDLKVKHMREDASGSTCINGHALATSFGNVQKILKKKKKKKGEGEGEENYKNQEMNRDIARSLINMVSYNVGYLVCLLAKIHNVFRIFFSGKYVSNHECIMESLTNGVYYYYRYYGLNTTEVCDTPDDKQINNMRIREDKDKDNARYDKKNAYKQVSPNSLYEVIFFLFLFFFKSNDDKTISTGQLPEVLFLKHDAFLGAIGCFFS from the exons ATGAGCGCACATATCCGAAATAGCGTACTTGGTAACTCTAACGCAgaattagtaaaaaaaagaaatgcaTACATGAACAATGCACATGAATATGTGGAAAACTTTGGGAGGAGAAGGTACATGTATAAGTTAGTCAACAGAAGCAAAGGAAGTGTCAGTGAAAGTGATATTACCGCGAACAGCATTAACGGGGGTAGTTACAGCGCGAATAATATTAACGGGGGTAGTTACAACGCGAATAATATTAACGGGGGTAGTTACAACGCGAATAATATTAACGGGGGTAGTTACAACACGAATAATATTAACGGGGGTAGTTACAACACGAGCGCGCTAGATATCGGTGGAACGCTAATAAAAGTTGTGTACCTAAATGATGAATACGTAAGAGCAAAGAGCGAGGAGGTATCTAATGAACCGTTAGCAATAGAAATAGAAGAGAacaaatatttgtatgtaaaCTTTTTTAACATACATGATTTAGAAGGTACATTGgatttcttaataaaaaatgatttaataaaaaaaaaaattatgttaacaGGAGGAGGTtcacataaatattattatagtatAATTGATAAAATAGTTAAAGAAGAAATTCGTAAGAGAGTAAAAATTGCAAATGAGAACTACTTATTGTATGTATGGAACTACTCTTATGATGAAGAAGCTTTTGTGTTATATGTTGAACTGTGTATAGAAAGAGAAGAAaacaatgaaaataaaataatttttaataaagaatttctttcaaaatttaagaattatGAAACTATTAGagtgtatttattaaaatgtattacaTGTAATGATAAAATGGATGTCTCTTTAGAATACAATCCTAATGAAGTAGGATGCCACAGTCTTTATACGAACGATGATCAAAGAGAGCAAATAGAAGCTTGCCATTATAGTAGGAATGTAACTAACGCTAACAATGACAATGTCTTTGTTAGAAACATTAATTGCGTTAATTGCTTGTCTTTCAAGAGAGATTTAATTGTCGAGTGTTTCCGAAAAGACGAAATGAGTTGTGTTATGAAAGGAATATACACACTGTTTAATGTAAAGAAATCCATTGTTACATATAACAGTTTGTTAAGAACAGAACTACCTGTACAAATAAAACATCCTTATTCACCTTTTATAATTGCAAATATAGGGTCAGGTATTTCTATTTTAAAGTCAAACGGGCATGGTTGTTATAAGAGAATATCTGGTACAGCTATTGGAGGTGGTACTCTTATGGGGATTGCACAAAcgatattagaaaaaatatccTTTGaacaattaataaaattagcaTCTAAAGGAACGACAAATCTTGATTTGAAAGTAAAACATATGAGAGAGGATGCATCTGGTAGTACTTGTATTAATGGACATGCTTTGGCAACTAGTTTTGGGAatgttcaaaaaattttaaaaaaaaaaaaaaaaaaaaaaggagaaggAGAAGGAGAagagaattataaaaaccaAGAAATGAACCGAGATATAGCTAGAAGTTTAATCAACATGGTTTCTTACAACGTCGGATACTTGGTTTGTTTACTGGCGAAAATACATAATGTGTTTAG AATATTCTTCTCGGGGAAATATGTAAGCAATCATGAATGTATAATGGAATCCTTGACAAATGGtgtgtattattattatcgttATTATGGTTTAAACACAACGGAGGTGTGTGATACCCCCGATGATAAGCAAATAAATAACATGCGTATACGTGAAGACAAGGACAAGGATAATGCACGGTACGACAAGAAAAATGCCTACAAACAGGTCAGTCC TAACAGCCTGTATGaggtaatattttttctttttttatttttttttaagagtaACGATGATAAAACAATTAGTACGGGACAACTTCCAGAAGTTTTATTCCTCAAACATGATGCGTTTTTAGGAGCCATTGGATGCTTTTTCTcctag